Proteins encoded within one genomic window of Actinoplanes octamycinicus:
- a CDS encoding aldo/keto reductase, with translation MRERRLGDLAVSAIGFGAMGMSHGYGPGPDREANIALLRSAVERGVTLFDTAEVYGPWVNEELVGEALEPFRGQVVIATKFGFVIDADGRQQAGVDSRPENIRKVAEASLRRLRVDTLDLFYQHRVDPDVPIEEVAGTVRELIAAGKVRHFGMSEAAPGTIRRAHAVQPVTAVQSEYSLWWRRPEEELLDTLQELGIGFVPFSPLGRGFLTGKIGADTVFAENDMRNGLPRFSAAAREANQALIELIGRIAAGKAATPAQVALAWLLAQRPWIVPIPGTRRLDRLDENLGAERIELTAADLAEIETAAAKIEVRGERYPEQMERMTNL, from the coding sequence ATGCGGGAGAGAAGACTGGGAGACCTGGCGGTCTCGGCGATCGGGTTCGGCGCGATGGGGATGAGCCACGGCTACGGGCCGGGGCCGGACCGGGAGGCGAACATCGCGCTGCTGCGGTCCGCGGTGGAGCGCGGGGTGACGCTGTTCGACACGGCCGAGGTCTACGGGCCGTGGGTGAACGAGGAGCTGGTCGGCGAGGCGCTCGAGCCGTTCCGGGGGCAGGTGGTGATCGCCACCAAGTTCGGCTTCGTGATCGATGCGGACGGTCGGCAGCAGGCCGGGGTGGACAGCCGGCCGGAGAACATCCGGAAGGTCGCCGAGGCCTCGTTGCGCCGGCTGCGGGTGGACACGCTGGACCTGTTCTACCAGCACCGGGTGGACCCGGACGTGCCGATCGAGGAGGTCGCCGGCACGGTGCGGGAGCTGATCGCGGCCGGCAAGGTGCGGCACTTCGGGATGTCCGAGGCGGCGCCCGGGACGATCCGGCGGGCGCACGCGGTGCAGCCGGTCACCGCGGTGCAGAGTGAGTACTCGCTGTGGTGGCGGCGGCCCGAGGAGGAGCTGCTCGACACCCTGCAGGAGCTGGGCATCGGGTTCGTGCCGTTCAGCCCGCTCGGGCGCGGCTTCCTGACCGGCAAGATCGGGGCGGACACGGTCTTCGCGGAGAACGACATGCGCAACGGGCTGCCCCGGTTCTCGGCGGCGGCGCGCGAGGCGAACCAGGCGCTGATCGAGCTGATCGGGCGGATCGCGGCCGGCAAGGCGGCCACCCCGGCGCAGGTGGCGCTGGCCTGGCTGCTGGCCCAGCGGCCGTGGATCGTGCCGATCCCGGGCACCCGCCGGCTGGACCGGCTGGACGAGAACCTGGGCGCGGAGCGGATCGAGCTCACCGCGGCCGACCTGGCGGAGATCGAGACGGCCGCGGCGAAGATCGAGGTGCGCGGCGAGCGCTACCCCGAGCAGATGGAGAGGATGACCAACCTTTAG
- a CDS encoding pyridoxal phosphate-dependent aminotransferase encodes MARTGIDTAILHKGAHSASYFDLARAAGDGAEIVDFCIPCNPYFPTPEMFDELTRELKSILKYYPSDSATITKKLASVLNLHPQTVAMANGSTELITWIDHLLVKESLAIPIPTFGRWTDQPLETGKRVDMFPLQERDGFRLDLEEYVEFIRERRSRVAVVCNVNNPDGNYLPRRDVIRFMDQLSDLDLVVIDESFIDFSDAERYPSVGPDAVIRPNTVVLKSLGKNFGLHGIRFGYMLANPAIAGKIAKALPKWNLNSLAEKVVHMIQQHEMEYEESLRLLSRDRRSMGRELQRIPGLTVFPSQGNFFLVKLPTEWSGVALRDFLVANHGIMTRECGNKLGMTSQFMRLVVRPAPDVDRLVDGMLDYSQRFHGRSVYDTDPLESSSRRWTEQYEEKEYSPRRAAVA; translated from the coding sequence GTGGCACGGACCGGAATCGACACCGCGATCCTGCACAAGGGAGCGCACAGCGCGTCCTACTTCGACCTGGCCAGAGCGGCCGGCGACGGCGCGGAGATCGTCGACTTCTGCATCCCGTGCAACCCGTACTTCCCCACCCCGGAGATGTTCGACGAGCTCACCCGGGAGCTGAAGAGCATCCTGAAGTACTACCCGAGCGACTCGGCCACCATCACCAAGAAGCTGGCCAGCGTGCTCAACCTGCACCCGCAGACGGTGGCGATGGCGAACGGCTCCACCGAGCTGATCACCTGGATCGACCACCTGCTGGTCAAGGAGAGCCTGGCGATTCCGATCCCGACCTTCGGCCGGTGGACCGACCAGCCGCTGGAGACCGGCAAGCGGGTGGACATGTTCCCGCTGCAGGAGCGCGACGGCTTCCGGCTCGACCTGGAGGAGTACGTCGAGTTCATCCGGGAGCGCCGGTCCCGGGTCGCGGTGGTCTGCAACGTGAACAACCCGGACGGCAACTACCTGCCGCGGCGGGACGTGATCCGGTTCATGGACCAGCTCAGCGACCTGGACCTGGTGGTGATCGACGAGTCGTTCATCGACTTCTCGGACGCCGAGCGCTACCCGTCGGTCGGCCCGGACGCGGTGATCCGGCCGAACACCGTGGTGCTCAAGTCGCTCGGCAAGAACTTCGGCCTGCACGGCATCCGCTTCGGCTACATGCTGGCCAACCCGGCGATCGCCGGCAAGATCGCGAAGGCGCTGCCGAAGTGGAACCTGAACTCCCTCGCGGAGAAGGTGGTCCACATGATCCAGCAGCACGAGATGGAGTACGAGGAGAGCCTGCGCCTGCTCAGCCGCGACCGCCGGTCGATGGGCCGGGAGCTGCAGCGCATCCCGGGCCTCACCGTCTTCCCGTCGCAGGGCAACTTCTTCCTGGTCAAGCTGCCGACCGAGTGGTCCGGCGTGGCGCTGCGCGACTTCCTGGTCGCCAACCACGGCATCATGACCCGGGAGTGCGGCAACAAGCTCGGCATGACCAGCCAGTTCATGCGTCTCGTGGTGCGCCCCGCGCCGGACGTGGACCGCCTGGTCGACGGCATGCTCGACTACTCCCAGCGGTTCCACGGCCGGTCGGTCTACGACACCGACCCGCTGGAGTCGAGCAGCCGCCGCTGGACCGAGCAGTACGAGGAGAAGGAGTACTCCCCGCGCCGCGCCGCGGTCGCTTAG
- a CDS encoding DUF6069 family protein, with protein MTVEPVKPTVNAGKLWAGGGATAAVAALIAIAGILLGRGIFDVDVLAPKGEGAWGDASTGWYALGAAGAALLATGLVHVLILTTPRPMRFFGWVVGLATVSAMLAPFVTDASRASQFYTAGLNMIIGIAIGSLVAGTARAATRLVRSTPPAPRPYPQQYR; from the coding sequence ATGACCGTCGAACCTGTCAAACCCACTGTCAACGCCGGGAAGCTGTGGGCCGGCGGGGGCGCCACCGCGGCGGTGGCGGCATTGATCGCCATCGCCGGGATTCTGCTCGGGCGCGGAATCTTCGACGTCGACGTGCTCGCGCCGAAGGGCGAGGGCGCCTGGGGGGACGCCAGCACCGGCTGGTACGCCCTGGGCGCCGCCGGCGCCGCGCTGCTCGCCACCGGCCTGGTGCACGTGCTGATCCTGACCACCCCACGGCCGATGCGGTTCTTCGGCTGGGTGGTCGGGCTGGCCACCGTCTCGGCGATGCTCGCGCCGTTCGTCACCGACGCCAGCCGGGCCTCGCAGTTCTACACCGCCGGGCTCAACATGATCATCGGCATCGCGATCGGCTCGCTGGTCGCCGGCACCGCCCGGGCCGCGACCCGGCTGGTCCGCAGCACGCCGCCCGCGCCGCGGCCCTACCCGCAGCAGTACCGGTAG